The nucleotide sequence AAGCTGCACATAGACTTGCTGATCGTCCCGGAAAACCTGCACCACCACCGATGGAGCGAGCTGATACTTCCCCACCAACGGCTTCAGCGACTCCACCGGCAATTGCACGCCCTTGGCGGGCGCCTTCAGACTACCCGCGGCATGGCGCGGTGCCGGCAGGTCTCGACCGCCTTGATGTAACACCAGTCCGGTCACCGTTCCGTCTTCCCCTCGCTCGAAATCAATCACGGCGGGCACACCATCCAGGGTGAAGCTATCGACGCCGGTCGCGCGCAGACCGATTTTCGGTTGTCCGGTGCCCTGCACCTGCAGCGTTCCGTCAGTGGCCGAAATCGCCAAAACAAACTGCGGCATGATGGGATAATCGCCGACGTAGTCCGCCACCGACACCTTCCCCGTGGCCACGGGATCCGAAGCCTCGAACAACCCCTGTAACCAACCCAGACCGATGCCGTCGACCTCCTGATCTCGGGCCGCGAGAATGACGATTCCACGACCACGCGCCGGCTGCACACCCAAGAAACTGCGATAGCCCCCGGTGCCTCCGTCGTGCCAATAGACGGGTTCCCCGTCGACCTCCCGGACAAACCATCCATAGCCCATGTGATCCGGTCCGCCTGTTTCAGCGTGCACCGCCAAGGTATCCCGCAACGCCGGACCAAGGCCGGCCCCCGCCGGATCCAACACGGCTCGAATCAAGCGAGTCATTTCCGCCGTCGTGCTCACCCAGGCACCCGCTGGGGCGTAGGCATCGAACCGCCAGCGCGAGGCGCGCCCCGCCGAATTATGTCCAGGCGCCAGATTCGACGTATCAACATCCTGGTTACCCGATATCCACGTCTGCTCCATGCCAAGCGGTGCGAGCACCTGTTCGCGCATGGCATCGGCGTAAGACTGATTCCACGCCGCCGCAGTCGCCTGCCCCAATATCGCCGCCCCGAAATTGGAATAGGCCCAATCCGTTGGCCCGGTCGACAACATCGCCACTTCCGTCGTAAACGAACGCTGCAAGTCGTCCAGCGTCAGAAAGAAATACGGATCGCGCAAACCCGTGTCCGGAAAGTCGGCTGGCAAACGAGGCAGACCCGACGTGTGCGTGGCCAGTTGCGCATAGGTCACGGACGACGATGCAAAGCCACCCGCCACCGGGTCATCCCATTCGAAGCGCCCTTGCTCCACCGCCTGCGCCGCCAACAGCGCGGTGAACACTTTGCTGATGGAGCCGATTTCGAAAAACGTGTTTGGGCCCGGCCGCCGAGCTTCGTCGTCCTCCGCCCACTTGCCTGCGGCCACGAACGCCACCCGATCGGCGTCGACGACGGCGGCAACGATCGCCCCCGGTTGTTCGCCCGCCCACGTTTCCAGTTGCGCTTGGAGGGGCATTGTTTCCGCGGCCCGAGTGGATGGCAACAGGGTCAAAGCAACGGCAAAACCGATCGCTCCCATAGGTAATGCTTTGGGTAGATTCATGATAATTGCAGAGGGACTATTAGGCTTCGCCGGACAATTCCCGGCGGCGGTTTTCAAGTTCGGCGAGGCGCGGCTGCAAATCCTTGCGAACCGCTTTCTGATTCAGCTTCCACACCCAGAAATTGAACCCACCGGCAACGCCCACCACGAGTGCGCCCATGATGACCTTGACGATGAGCGGAGTGTAGGCCGGGCCATACAGGAAATACTGCAAGGTGATCATGACCGTGCTCGTCCCCAGCGGGAGCAAATACCACCACAGCACATTGCGCAGCAGCCAGATTTGGTGACGCACCTCGTCGGCCGCGCGATCGATTTCCGTGAGCACCGTCTCGCCCCGCGGGGTCGCCCGACGGTGCATGATGAGCCGGTCGATCGCGAAATACGCGGCCACGCCCAGCGGAATGATTGCCGCCACCCAGAGCGGCCAGGCCGGGGCTCCTTCCGCCTCGGCGGCGAGCGCCATGCGTCCGAAAATGAAGGTCACCAGAAAACACGCCGCAACTTCGCGAACATCGCGCCAAAAGATCCGGTGGGAAAACTTGCGGCTGTCGGCGCGCACATGGCGGACCACAGCGTCGTCGATGAGGGGCAACGGTTCGCGGGCGGCGGATTGCTGCCAGGCGGATTGCATTTCTTCAAAGTTCATCTCTTACCTCCTGGAGTCCTTGGGACAATTTCTGGCGGGCCCGCGTCAGCGTGACGCCCACATGGTTTTCCGTCAGGCCGGTGATCTCGGCGATTTCGCGGTAGCTCAGTCCATCCAACGCGAGCACCACGACGGAGCGCTCTCCCGGCGGGAGTCGGCGGATGGCGCGCATGAGGGTCGCCATGAGATCGTCGTGTTCCTGCGCCGCGGCGGGACTCGCCTCCTGACTCGACGCGGCTTCAACCGGTTCGGGGCGGGCGACCACCCGCGCTTCCCGACGTTGCTCGGTGCGACACCAGGTCAGGGCGGTATTGAGACACACGCGATAGATCCACGTGGAAGGCTTGGCTTGCTCGCGAAAGCGGCCGACCGAACGCCAGAGCTGCACCAGCATCTCCTGTTTCAAATCGTCCTCGTCGGCCGACTCCGGCGCGTAGACGCGACTCAGCTTTTGCGGAATCGCGCCATGCTCCCGGAGCCAGGCGGCAAATCGTTTTTCGGGCGGATCGGCGGAAATCATCGGTTCAACCCATTGGTGGCCGCCCGCGCCGGTTTCCTTACAAGAATTTGGAAAACAATGCTAAAACCGCGCTCAACGCTGCGCGGCAATCCAGCGATCAATATTGGCTTCGAGCACCGACAAAGGCAGTGCGCCGTGCCGCAATGCTTCGTCGTGAAAATCGCGTATGTTGAAGCGTTGCCCCAGCGCGGCGGTCGCCCGGGCGCGCAGTTCCTTGAACTTCAACTCGCCCAGTTTGTAGGCCAGCGCCTGCCCCGGCCAAACGATATAGCGGTCGATCTCCACGATAATGTCATTCTCGGTCTTCGGCGCGTTGGCCTTGAAGTAGTCGATCGCCTGCTGGCGCGACCACCCCTTGGCGTGCATGCCGGTATCGACCACGAGGCGCACCGCGCGCCACATCTCGTAAGTGAGCTGGCCAAACTTAGCATAAGGATCGGTGTAAAAACCCATCTCCTCCCCGAGGCTTTCAGAGTAGAGTCCCCACCCTTCAACGAAACCGGTGTAACTCCAGCTGTAGCGCCGAAACGGCGGCAACTCCTCCAACTCCTGCTGCAAGGAAAGCTGGTGGTGGTGACCCGGCACGGCTTCATGCAGCGTGAGCGCTTCCATTTCCCAGCGTGGGCGCGTATGCAGGGCATACGTATTGGCAAAAAAGATACCGGCCCGACCCGCCTCCAGTCCACCGGAGTTGTAATAGGCGGTGGTCTGCGACTTTTCCGCGTAGGACGGCACCTCAACCACGCCATAAGGCAGCCGCGGCAGCAGCCCAAACAGCTTGGGCATCTCCAGATCGGCGCGCTTGGCAATGTCGCGATATTCGGCGAGCAGGGCCTGGCGATCCGTATGGAAAAACCGCGGATCCGTGCGCATAAAGTCGAAGAACGCTTCGAGTGTCCCATCGAACTCGACCGCATCCTTGATCGACTCCATTTCCGCCCGAATGCGGGCAACTTCACTTAACCCGATATCATGGATTTCCTCCGGGGTGAGCGCCAGCGTCGTGCGGGTTTTCACGGCGTAGGCATACCACGCTTTGCCATCGGGCAGAGCCTCCGCCGCGATGCCATCACGGGTCGCCGGCAGGTAACGCTCCCGCACAAACGTTTCCAGTTTCTCCCACGCCGGGCGAATTTCAGTGACGTAGACATCCTCCGCCTGCTGGCGCAACAACGCCCCCTCCTCCGGCGGAATGGATCCCGGCAAATTGTAAAATCCCTTGAGCAGGGGATTATCGGTCGGCGTATCGACGATCATGTTACGCACCTGTTGCGGCACTTCCCGCATCGTGATCGCGGGGGGCGTCACGCCCGCCGCCATGCCGGCCTCGAGCAGGGCGATGGTTTGGTCGATCACGGCGGGCAGACCCTCAAGTCGCGCCACTTGATCCTCCAACTGCATGACGCTGCGGTTGGGCATCATCCGCATGATCGAGGCCGCCTGCTGGTGCACGCCGCCGAGTTGATTGATGGCGAGCAACTCCTGCGGAAAGCGCTGCCCTTCGACTCCGTTGCGCGCTTGGTCGAGAAACAGATCATAGTTGAGCTGATCATCGGGCGACAACGCTGCCCGATCGATGGATTCGATCACAGCCAGCCGCGTGCGTGCCCGCGCCCGGCCTTTTTCCAATGCCGCCGGGGATTGATCGCTCCACCGGTCACCGTAGCCCGGCAACCCGACGTAGGTTGCCATCTCCGGCGAGTCCTCGAGCGTGACCGCCCAGTCGACGGCAAACAAGGTGGCCAGCCGCTTGGTTTCGGAGTTCGGAGCATCATCCCCCAGCAGAGTCGCATATCGTGCGTCCTCGATTTCCTGAGCAATGACTCCATTCGGCGTCACGGCCATCCAAATTCCGGCGCACAGCACCGTTCGGCAAACATGTCTCAACATGCCCTGTGCTTAACTCTGGCTTGGCTGATGGCAAACCGGTTCAAAGCGAATCGAGCCCCTGGCCCCACTCAACCCTGCGTCGGCAATTTCGCGTGCGCGGCCGAGACGGCCAGATACTTTTCCGCCCATCCCTTCAGCCCCGCTTGCTCCGCCTCGCTCAGTTGCCGCACCACTTTGCCGGGCGTGCCGACCACCAGAGAGCCGGGAGGTATGATTGTGCGCGGAGTCACCACGGTGCCGGCCGCCACCAAACTGCGCGCTCCGATGCGGGCGCCGTCCAGGATGGTCGCGTTCATGCCGATGAGACATTCGTCTTCAATCGTGCAGGCGTGGACAATGGCGGCGTGGCCGATTGTGCACCAATCCCCGACGATCGCATCCAAATCATCCGCCAAATGGACGACGCAGTTGTCCTGAATGTTGGAGCCCTCCCCCACCACGATCCGCGCAATATCGCCCCGCAGCACCGCCCCGTAAAACACACTGGAGCGCGGCCCCAGCGTCACGTCGCCCACCACCGTCGCCGTCCGCGCGACCCAATTCGCCGCCGCCGTATCCGGTATTTTCGACAAATGCTGCCGCAAGCGTTCTTCAACCGTCATAGTGGAAATCGTTCTCGCGCCCTTCCTTTCGAACCGCAAGCTCAGCGCCAGTTCTCTGAAATTCTTTTACAGGAGGAAACAGAGAGAAACAGAGCTTCCTGATTTGCACCCTTCATTTGAAAAAGCCAGTTCGCTCACCGAAGAAGCGATTGCTTCGGCCATTGAGGTGCATCGGCACAAAGGTCCCGGACTAAATGAATCGATCTACGAATGGTGCCTTTTGCGCGAGCTCGAGCTTCGCAAGTTGCCAACGATTAATCAAAAGACGGTGCAGATTGAATACAAAGGCTTCGTCAAAGCAGAATCCCTCCGGTTCGACGTGTTGTTGGCCGGGTGCCTGCTAATCGAAGCGAAATCAGTCGAACACCTCCTCCCCATCCACAAAGCCCAACTGCTCACCTATATGAAACTCTTGGATGTCCCACTCGGCCTGCTCATCAATTTCAATGTCACCAAGCTCACTGACGGAGTCAGTCGTCTGATACTACCCGGCGCCAACCGCTGACCAGCTCCGTTTCCCTCTGTTTCCTCCTGTAATAAAACATCCACCAAATGGATACACTCGTTCCTATTTTTCGCGGCGTCATTGGCATTCTCGGTTTCACCGCGATCGCCTACGCGTTCAGCTCCAACCGACGCGCCATTGACTGGAAGCTCGTCGGCACCGGCACCATCCTCCAGATCTTCGTCGCCCTCGTCGTGCTGAAGGTCGGTCCGGTGCGGACGCTGTTCGAGATCATCGGCCAAGGGTTTGTCAAAGTCATCGACTTTACCAACGCCGGCACCGGGCTGCTGTTCGGATGGTTTCTCAACATCGCGCCGGGCAATGTCGACGGCCTCCCCTTCACCAACGGCGGCCCCGTGTTCGTGGTCACCATCCTGCCCTCGATCATCTTTTTCGCCGCGCTCACGGCCATGCTCTACTATCTGGGCGTCCTGCAACGCGTCGTCTATGTATTCGCGTGGTTCATGTCCAAAACCATGAAACTCGGCGGCGCCGAAAG is from Synoicihabitans lomoniglobus and encodes:
- a CDS encoding serine hydrolase; translated protein: MNLPKALPMGAIGFAVALTLLPSTRAAETMPLQAQLETWAGEQPGAIVAAVVDADRVAFVAAGKWAEDDEARRPGPNTFFEIGSISKVFTALLAAQAVEQGRFEWDDPVAGGFASSSVTYAQLATHTSGLPRLPADFPDTGLRDPYFFLTLDDLQRSFTTEVAMLSTGPTDWAYSNFGAAILGQATAAAWNQSYADAMREQVLAPLGMEQTWISGNQDVDTSNLAPGHNSAGRASRWRFDAYAPAGAWVSTTAEMTRLIRAVLDPAGAGLGPALRDTLAVHAETGGPDHMGYGWFVREVDGEPVYWHDGGTGGYRSFLGVQPARGRGIVILAARDQEVDGIGLGWLQGLFEASDPVATGKVSVADYVGDYPIMPQFVLAISATDGTLQVQGTGQPKIGLRATGVDSFTLDGVPAVIDFERGEDGTVTGLVLHQGGRDLPAPRHAAGSLKAPAKGVQLPVESLKPLVGKYQLAPSVVVQVFRDDQQVYVQLTGQPALPVYASAKDEFYYEVVDAQLSFERDDDGVVTGLVLHQNGQNVPAPKVE
- a CDS encoding RNA polymerase sigma factor gives rise to the protein MISADPPEKRFAAWLREHGAIPQKLSRVYAPESADEDDLKQEMLVQLWRSVGRFREQAKPSTWIYRVCLNTALTWCRTEQRREARVVARPEPVEAASSQEASPAAAQEHDDLMATLMRAIRRLPPGERSVVVLALDGLSYREIAEITGLTENHVGVTLTRARQKLSQGLQEVRDEL
- a CDS encoding DUF885 domain-containing protein — encoded protein: MAVTPNGVIAQEIEDARYATLLGDDAPNSETKRLATLFAVDWAVTLEDSPEMATYVGLPGYGDRWSDQSPAALEKGRARARTRLAVIESIDRAALSPDDQLNYDLFLDQARNGVEGQRFPQELLAINQLGGVHQQAASIMRMMPNRSVMQLEDQVARLEGLPAVIDQTIALLEAGMAAGVTPPAITMREVPQQVRNMIVDTPTDNPLLKGFYNLPGSIPPEEGALLRQQAEDVYVTEIRPAWEKLETFVRERYLPATRDGIAAEALPDGKAWYAYAVKTRTTLALTPEEIHDIGLSEVARIRAEMESIKDAVEFDGTLEAFFDFMRTDPRFFHTDRQALLAEYRDIAKRADLEMPKLFGLLPRLPYGVVEVPSYAEKSQTTAYYNSGGLEAGRAGIFFANTYALHTRPRWEMEALTLHEAVPGHHHQLSLQQELEELPPFRRYSWSYTGFVEGWGLYSESLGEEMGFYTDPYAKFGQLTYEMWRAVRLVVDTGMHAKGWSRQQAIDYFKANAPKTENDIIVEIDRYIVWPGQALAYKLGELKFKELRARATAALGQRFNIRDFHDEALRHGALPLSVLEANIDRWIAAQR
- a CDS encoding gamma carbonic anhydrase family protein, with the translated sequence MTVEERLRQHLSKIPDTAAANWVARTATVVGDVTLGPRSSVFYGAVLRGDIARIVVGEGSNIQDNCVVHLADDLDAIVGDWCTIGHAAIVHACTIEDECLIGMNATILDGARIGARSLVAAGTVVTPRTIIPPGSLVVGTPGKVVRQLSEAEQAGLKGWAEKYLAVSAAHAKLPTQG
- a CDS encoding GxxExxY protein, which produces MEIVLAPFLSNRKLSASSLKFFYRRKQRETELPDLHPSFEKASSLTEEAIASAIEVHRHKGPGLNESIYEWCLLRELELRKLPTINQKTVQIEYKGFVKAESLRFDVLLAGCLLIEAKSVEHLLPIHKAQLLTYMKLLDVPLGLLINFNVTKLTDGVSRLILPGANR